Part of the Anopheles coluzzii chromosome 3, AcolN3, whole genome shotgun sequence genome is shown below.
tacaaacccaaaaatgtaaacatcgctaACGGAACACAGCAATTTGTAATGAGTACCCCAAGAAATACATTCAGAATTCAGTTAACAGCACAGATTTTGGAGCTAGAATTTATTTCTACATCTTCATATCATCTTGCTAGCAAATCTTACATAGAGTCCTTGGCGGGTAGCTCTTGCTTGACACTTGTTAGCGCTCTCCGGTGAATATGGTATCTGTGCTAATTTTGCTTCCATAGAAAACTCGAGTCGCGAGTTTTAACTATCTAGTGTAGGGCGCAATCCTACAgattttggtccttcgaaccggatagCCGGAAACCCTGAAATTCCGGTATGTTACGTAGTAAAGTGAAGTAACAGTGAAAAAGTGAAGACATGCCAACCATGGCGGTAAACATTCTTCGAACCAGTGACGACGACATCTGGGGACAACGGCACacggctggccagcgcaggttCATCCACTGGCAGGCGACTCATCCCTTCGTGGTGCGCGTTGATTTGGTCAACGGCACacggctggccagcgcaggttCATCCACTGGCAGCCGACTCATTCCTTCGTGGTGCGCGTTGATTTGGTCAACGGCACacggctggccagcgcaggttCATCCACTGGCAGCCGACTCTTCCCTTCGTGGTGCGCGTTGACTCGGACAACGGCACacggctggccagcgcaggttCATCCACTGGCAGCCGACTCATCCCTTCGTGGTGCGCGTTGATTTGGTCAACGGCACacggctggccagcgcaggttCATCCACTGGCAGCCGACTCATCCCTTCGTGGTGCGCGTTGATTTGGTCAACGGCACacggctggccagcgcaggttCATCCACTAGCAGCCGACTCATCCCTTCGTGGTGCGCGTTGATTTGGTCAACGGCACacggctggccagcgcaggttCATCCACTGGCAGCCGATTCTTCCCTTGGTGGTGCGCGTTGACTCGGACAACGGCACACTGCTCACTCAGCGTGAGATTCATTTCATCATTCGGCACATTTCGTTGGAAATCATTGTATCGCAAAAAATCAGCGTCGAATTAAGTAATGCCAACAACTCGATCCACAACGAAGCGTACGGAAAGCCAAGCAATGCAATCAGAAAACGCAACACCTCAGCCTGAAATGCAAGCCTCGCACTCAAAAACACAAGCTGAAGCCATGGAGTCCAAAGCGAAAGCAGTTGTTGAACAATCATTCCATGATGCAGAGTTGTCTACTAAACAACGCGAGCTGAAAATGTTGCGACTGCATCATTCTAGTCAGCAACGAAAACTCGAAAAGTTGGTGGAAGACGTCACAACAACACCAGTAAATGCAACTACATACAACGTGAAATACAGCTACCTGCAAGAtctaaaagcaaaaataacagAGATCTTTGAGAAAATAGTAGCCCTGGACCCAATAGACATCAAAAACGACTTTTCTGACGACGAAGCATGTGCTTGTATGTACATGAAATTAGACACCATGATAGCAAACGGAACTCTAATTGCTGCACCTACTGCAGTGACTCCTGTGGTATCTTCTTCATTACATCATCTGAACATTCCAATGCCAACATTTGATGGAACATATGAACAGTGGCCTAAGTTCAAGGCCATGTTCCTGGATATTGTGAAGGAATCTAGTGCATCGGATGCGGTGAAGTTACATCACCTTAACAAGGCCTTGATTGGGAAGGCTAGTGGCGTGCTGAATGCAAGTCTTATCGCCGGAAACAACTTCGCAAGTGCATGGCAATTGCTGGAGGATCGCTTTGAAAATCCTCGCGTGATCGTGGACAGACACATCGCGGGATTATTGCAGATGAAACCCGTGGTCAAGGAGTCTGCACGTGGGCTGCGCGAGTTGCTGGAATGCTGTAGAACTCATGTAGACGGTCTATCCTACATGAAGAAAGAAGTTGATGGAACCAGCGAATTAATCATCACCCACATCTTGACTTCATGTTTCGATCCTGAAACAAGGAAGCTGTGGGACGATGAACAGAGGAGAGTTTCCGAAGCTGAAGACAACATTGGAGTTTTTATGCAGACAGTGCGAAGTGCTGGATCAGTGTGCCTCTGAGAGAGGAGAAAGAGGCGACAAAGGCAAAATGGTGAGCGCCAAGGTGTACACAGCTTCCATTCAAAACTGCAAGCTCTGCAACGATGATCAGCATAACATCGTTCACTGTCCTGAGTTTTTGGCGTTATCAACACGAGAGAGACAGATTAAGGCTCAAGAACTTCGGCTTTGTTACAATTGCCTTGGGGCTGGTCGCTCTTCACGACGATGCGAATCAAGGAGGACATGCCGTAGATGCAATAAACATCATCACACGTTGCTTCATTTTGAGCAATCTATTGAAATGCCAAGTTCTGAACATGTAGCAACCGCGTCACATCAAGAAGAAGAGACATCAGGCACAGGATCACCATCTTCAAGTAGTCCATCATCACCCCAGATTGTTTTGAGTGTGCAAGGAGCAGCAAAATCTACCGTCCTGCTATCGACAGTGCTTTTGAACATCGTGGACGATCAAGGAACGAATCATCAAGCTCGTGCACTGCTAGACAGTGGCGCACAATCCAACTTCATTTCTGGACGACTGGTGCAGCTGCTACGATTGCCACGGAAGATAGTGAACATTCCGTTATCGGGCATAGGTGGCAGTTCAACCATAAATGTGCGACATTCAGTAAGAGCTACAATACGATCACGTTGTTCCGAAGACGCCTTCACTTTGGATATGTTGGTCTTGGCTACCCCGTCGGCATCTTTACCAACCCAACCGGTAGACATCAGTAGCTGGAACATCCCGGAAGACTACATCTTAGCTGATCCCACCTTTAACCAGCCGGGACGTGTTGACATCATCCTTGGAGCAGAACTGTTTTATGAATTCCTGAAGGAGCTTCGCGTGTCATTTGGTCTGCATCGTCCAGTATTGCAAGAATCCAAATTTGGTTGGATAGTTAGTGGCAATGCACTCATCGAACCAGCGTCTGATCCAGTAGTGTGTGCTACAGCTTTAATCACGGACAACTTGAGCATGGTGGCAGCAGAGGACAACGCTGAAATGTCCTTGTCACATCATCCAGTTATCAGCAACGCAGTCATCAGATATCGTAGTGATCTTCAAAGTGGCCTACGCACCGGAGTAATCGAAATTCAGAATGACGAGTTAAGGGTCGGACGGGCCAAACGAGAAGGAGCATCCGTAGCTGACGTCATCTATCCTAAATCATCAGAGAGAGCAGCTGAGACATCTACCAGTGATTCTACCGCAGTCTGTCTTGGTGGCAGTGATTTTGGTGGCATCATATCTGCAACGGGTATACCAAGAAACCACGATTGGGAACTTTGGGCACGATTGGGAACATCACTATAATTGATACGTAGATCAATTTCGTCGTGCACACGTGTGCCATTTTACATGAATTTTGTCATTATTTCACAGAGTTATTAATCTTTCATATTGAACTAAAGGAACATGAATCAGGGTAGATCTAGCATAGAGCGAGATTGCTTTTgcatgaaattaaattgttccAATTTAAGGTGGCAGGATGTTTAGGATTGAAATGGGCcaaaatgtaggcaatttgtTGTGCACGTGAATTAAGCCATAAAACCAATAGCAGCGCCATCTCGAGGCAATGACACAATTACTCCCAACTTCACAGTAGCGCCATCTGCGTGATTAGTTATGCATATCATAGGGTCAAAGGGTGATGATATTGGCTAATAATtaggaaacatttgtatgtccacggaaagaggggaaattaagccagcgtacaaacccaaaaatgtaaacatcgctaACGGAACAGCAATTTGTAATGAGTACCCCAAGAAATACATTCAGAATTCAGTTAACAGCACAGATTTTGGAGCTAGAATTTATTTCTACATCTTCATATCACCTTGTTAGCAAATCTTGCATAGAGTCCTTGGCGAGTAGCTCTTGCTTGACACTTGTTAGCGCTCTCCGGTGAATATGGTATCTGTGCTGATTTTGCTCCCATAGAAAACTCGAGTCGCGAGTTTTAACTATCTAGTGTAGGGTGCAATCCTACACAATAACCTTTGTTTTCTTACGCATATCACGCCAAAAGCCTGATAGCCGATAACTTTTAGCGCACCCATCAAAGgacttttttaaattttttatgtgttttggttGCTATTACACTATTTTAACGCTTATTTTTAGCAGTACATTTGTATTGATAGTCCATTTATCAAACCCCATGATAACTTTTACCACCCCAtgcctattgcggccataattcgcatttttctgcaaaatattcagctaaacgaatactttttggactgactgtaggTCAATATATGAGATATCCGCTTTAGGTGGCAGCTACTATTGATCGGGAAACTATGAAAATATCGCAGGAATTTTACTTCAATGGCAACACGATTAGATCTCTCTTTGTATTCTATTTGTATGCACATATTCAGccataccggcgaactcgttcgttcctgggaacgttcgccgcgacgctcattttcactcatttcatagccctctagataaaaaatcagaaaaccgtatagattttgtactggccCACCTAGTGGTACAatcctgtccactcatgagcgacgaatgtttctcgtcgaacgaatTCGCCGTTACGGCTGATTAAAACATTCATGGCTGTTTCGTCGCGAATAGTTTTCGGAtaaagtttccttttctttctttggtttttgctgctaATAATTACCGAAGCCGTTGTAAGAAATTGCTGGTGatgaagagagggaaaaagccttttcgccctctatttattaatttatgatcGATAGAGATGTGTACATCAACGGGCGCGGATGTGATCCGATCCGCAGTTCAAATCTGCACGATTCGCGTAGCTGCTCGAACATCCTCCCCACCTTGACGAATGTCAACAAAAAGTTGCTTCCTAGACTACACGTGGTTTTCGCTATCAGTTCTGAGCGGTAAAACGCATATTTTCGTGATCGGTCGCGTAATTATTCCCTTAGCTGTCTTAAGCGTAACGACGCGTACTATCTTGTCTTCACCGGGATGGATTTTAACGATACGCGCGAGAGGCCAACGAGTGGTGGGTAACGATTCGTCCATGAGGATCACTAACCTGCCGGGAagtatgttgctgttgttgctgccacCACTTGCATAACATTTCTGCATTTCTTGTAGATACTCAGTGGCCCAATGCTTCCAAAAACGCTGAACCAAAAGCTGCCACTTCTGAAGATCATCTAGCGTGCAGGATTTCAGCTGGGTGTAGTCCGGTTCAGGCACGGCGAACATCGATGTGCCAATAAGGAAGTGTGCCGGTGTGAGTGCAGCTAGCTCGTTGGGATCGTCGGACAAAGGCAACAGCGGACGGGAATTCATCGCTGCTTCGATTTGGTGGAGCACAGTGCAGTAGCCTTCGTACGACAGCCGCGTATTGCCCAGGTGACGATAGAGGTGTCGCTTCGCCGTCTTTACTGCTGCTTCCCATAATCCGCCGAAGTGTGGAGCCTTTGGTGGATTGAAATGCCAAGTGATTCCCCGGTCAGCGCATCTAGTAGCCAcggtgttgcggtgttgttCGTCGTTGAACAGCTCAAAAAGCTCCTTCAGTTCACGTTCTGCGCCTTCGAAGTTTTTCCCATTATCAGAATGGATGTGGGGTGAATTTGTGGTTCTTCGGTAGAACAGCTGGATGCTTGGACTGATACGGTAGTTGCGACAAGTTCAATCGTCCTCCCACCCGTATTACTTCTTCTGTATCCAGGAATGGGGTAAGTTTTCGTAAAGGAGATTGTTTCATCAATGCTTCTCCCTTTTTTAGCTGCTTGATTTCCGCGGAAAATGCATCTTGCTGGGCTAGTCTGCAAAGCACAATTTTTGCAGCATCCACGTACTTGGGCGTGATCGTCTTGGATGCATTGGTGTGCGGTATCGATCGCTGTGATCGCGCCTTCTGCTTGGTGTTGCGCACAAAACGTATGCAGTATGCAATGATGCGTACCATTCTGGTGAAGGATGAAGAAATGCCAAACCATGGATGAGTTTGTGTACAAACTAAAGCGGCACTCACCTGGCGTGTTTCTAGGTCCGCCTCATCGCTTGGTTCTGGATCTGAGCTGGGCCAATGGGACGAAGGTTGCACAAGCCAATCTGGACCGTTATTCCAAAGCTGATTCTGCGTGAAGTGTGCTGCCGACATGCCTCGGGAAACCAAGTCAGCAGGATTGGATGTGCCAGGAACGTGCCTCCATTGCCTTGGATGAGAGTAGTGTTGCACCTCAGCTACTCGATTTGCCACGAACGTCTTCCAGGAGTTGGGAGGTGACGCAATCCATTTTAGCGTCACTGTTGAGTCGGACCAGAAAAACGATTCGGCGCACACGATCTGCATTGCCTCCTTGACGCGATGATGCAGATGGGCGCCCAGGACAGCTGCGCTTAGTTCAAGCCTCGGCAACGTGACGCGCTTCAGTGGTGCCACTCGAGACTTCGAAGCTAATAGGCTGATGCGGACTTCTCCCGCCGCGCTTTCACAACGAGCGTACACACATGCTCCGTAGGCGGCCTCCGAAGCATCGGTAAATGTGTGAAATTCTACTGTTGCATCTGGTAAGAGAGCGTAACGGTTAGTCCTGTACTCGGATAACGTTTTCCAGTCGCTCTGAATCGCCTTCCATTTTTTACAGATGTGATTAGGAACAGGTTCATCCCAGCCGGATTTGAGTAGCCATAGCTCCTGCATCAGCATCTTAGCACGCACGATCACCGGTGCTATCAATCCGAGCGGATCGTACATTTTGGCAATGCTCGACAAAATAGATCGCTTGGTCGACGTGGCTTCATCAGCCTCAGTGTTGGATTCAAAACACAGCTCATCCGATTCAGGCTTCCACGAGATGCCGAGTGCTTTGACCGTCTCGTTGGGTATAAAATGCAGCGATGAGTGTGTGCCGATATACTCGGTGCTTAAGCCGGAGAGCACGCTCAGATTATTTGATGTCCACTTGCGCAACTCAAACCCACCTTTGGCAAGTAGCGCTGATAACTCCTTACGCAGCTGAACAGCTTCGCGAACGTTATTGGCACCACCAATGAAGTCGTCCACGTAAAAGTTTCGTTTCAGGGCTGCAGATGCAAGCGCATATTCAGTCCCTTCATCATCTGCTAGTTGGATAAGTGTGCGTGTAGCCAGAAACGAGGAAGGTGCTAGTCCATATGTAACGGTGTTGAGCTCATATACTTGGATCGGAGCTTGTGGCGAGAATCGAAAGAATATGCGCACCAATCGACGATCATCAGAATGCAGCAATATTTGTCGGTACATTTTCGCTATATCTCCCACAAGTGCTATTTGGTAGGTGCGGAATCGCAACACAATATCAAGCAGCTCGTCCTGCACGATTGGACCAACACATAGAATGTCATTCAAGGAATAACCAGTGCTTGTTTTTGCAGATCCGTCAAACACGACCCTTACTTTCGTGGTGGTACTGGAGGCTTTAAATACGGGATGGTGCGGTAGGTAGTACGCCTGTTCATCCCCACTATCTTTGTTCATGAGCGACATGTGCCCCAGCTCCAAATACTCCTTCATGAAGGCATGATAGTCTTCCTTGAGCTGTGGGTTGCGTTCTAGCCTCCTCTCCAGCAGCTCGAAGCGTCTCAAAGCGGTAGTTTTAGACAGGCCAAGCTTTTCCGTGAAGTCGGTCTGTTTGGGCAATCGTACAATATAGCGACCCGACTCGTCGCGCTGAGTGGTTTCTTTATACAATGTTTCGCATCGCCGCTCATCAGGTGAGTACGAATCATTGACGCTTAACTCTTCCAGCTTCCAAAATCGTTCGAGAGACTCCTCCAGGGATGCCATGCAGACGATTGTGGACGCGGCGGTGCAATCGGTCGGAGATGCAGGATTCTGAGGAGAGGTGGGACCAATCATGACCCACCCAAAAACGCTGTTCAGCATAGTTGGAAGGTTCGGAGCAAGCTCGTGCGATTTTACGTTCGTAAAGAAGGAAGCGTAATGACGGGCACCAAGGATAATATCAATCGGGGCTGATTTATCGAACTGTGGGTCAGCCAAAACAAATTCCGAAGGAATGTTCCAGCCGCGAGTGGAAACATCATGCGCCGGCAGATCAGCGATCACCTTGTCTACTATCAGAAAATCGACATCCAAGTCAAAGTGTTCAACACGTGAAGCAATTTGAGCTCGAACCGACCTCCTCACCGTTCTGGTGGATAGTCCTGCTCCTTTGAGGGTTATGTTAACCGTGCTACCTTTCAAAGCCAACCTCTGAGCAAGGCGATTGCTCATCAAATTGGGCTGTGATGCGCTGTCTAAGAGTGCACGCACAGGATGCAGGATGCCATGTGCATCGGTTACATTTAGAAGTGCAGTTTGTAATAATATTTGTGAAGgtgattgttttattgcagCTGCGTAGCTGCGTTGTATGCTAGCCGTGTGATCATCAgtggcgtgtgttgtgtgtgaagGTTCATCTTGCGCAGCTAGCATTGGAAATGTAGTGGAAGATGTGCTGGGAGTGCTTTCAGTGTGAATCATTGTGTGATGCGCCAAGTTGCAATGACGACACTTGTACTGTGACGAGCAATCGCGGGCACGGTGATTGTCTCGCAGACAATTCAAACACAAGCGGGCATCAAGTACCTTACGGTACCGCTGGGCAGGATTCATGGCATTAAATCGCTGGCATTTTGTTATGGTGTGCGGCATATTGCACAACGGGCATTTATTAACATCGCGGTCAGTGGTAGCAAAACTAGCAGTGCGCGGAAAATTAGTGCGTCTTGGTGGTATCGGTGCTTCTATAGGTGATGGTTCGGGTTTGTTTACTAATAGCGTCTCGAGTACGCGCATACGGCGGTGCAAAAAGGCAATCAACGAATCGTAGCTCGGATTGTCATTGGTCGAAGCAAATTCTTCCCAATCGCGTAATGTGTTAGAGGGCAATTTTGTGCAAAGTAAATGCTCTAATATGCTGCTCCAGCCGTCAGTTTTCTCTCCCAAGTGatttagggtttttttgtgacgCTCGAACTCGTCCACTAACTGGTGCAGGGTTGTCGCACTTTCCCTCTTCGCTGGAGTGATGCCGAACATCGCTTGTAAGTGGCGTTTTTTCAGTAAATATTCATTCGAATATCGCTCAGCGAGTGTTTTCCAAGCTAATTCATAGCTGGAGGCGCTTATTGTAATGGCCTCGATCACTTGCGCTGCTTCACCTTTTAGGGCTGCGCGTAGATAATGGAATTTTTGTATTGGCGGCAAATCAACATTATCGTGAATCAAACACTCAAAGGTATCCCTAAAGGTCAGCCATTGCATATAATCGCCGTCAAACTCCGGCAGAGCGATGGTGGGCAGTTTTATGCCTTGTAGCGGGTTCCTACCGGCTCCTTGCTGCGACACTTCGCTGCGCGGAATTTCTCTATATTTCGCTTTCAATGCCGATTGAACGCGAATCAAGCGCCGTTCAAAATCCTCCCTAAGGGCGGCATTGTGTGTCATCTCTTCAGCAGTGGTTGCACTGTCCTCCAGCTGCTGTTGAAGGCTCTCCAAATCCTTGCATATTTGGTCAAATTTGGCCATACGAGTTTCCACCTCGATAGAATCCCTATCGGGCTGGTAGTTTTGAAGAAACTCTTCGTAACGGGCCAAAATGGCAATCAAAATCGTTCGTCTCGACGACAAAATAAGCGGTTGAGCTGGCATCTTACTAAAACTGCGATTATCGTGTGCGCGAGTGTAGTGTAAAGTGCAGTGTAACGGTCGGGCAGTGAAAGGCAAAGGTGTTTAGCactttatcgaaaaaattgcGAATATTCAGGATATCGGCacaat
Proteins encoded:
- the LOC125907318 gene encoding uncharacterized protein LOC125907318, whose protein sequence is MPAQPLILSSRRTILIAILARYEEFLQNYQPDRDSIEVETRMAKFDQICKDLESLQQQLEDSATTAEEMTHNAALREDFERRLIRVQSALKAKYREIPRSEVSQQGADKVIADLPAHDVSTRGWNIPSEFVLADPQFDKSAPIDIILGARHYASFFTNVKSHELAPNLPTMLNSVFGWVMIGPTSPQNPASPTDCTAASTIVCMASLEESLERFWKLEELSVNDSYSPDERRCETLYKETTQRDESGRYIVRLPKQTDFTEKLGLSKTTALRRFELLERRLERNPQLKEDYHAFMKEYLELGHMSLMNKDSGDEQAYYLPHHPVFKASSTTTKVRVVFDGSAKTSTGYSLNDILCVGPIVQDELLDIVLRFRTYQIALVGDIAKMYRQILLHSDDRRLVRIFFRFSPQAPIQVYELNTVTYGLAPSSFLATRTLIQLADDEGTEYALASAALKRNFYVDDFIGGANNVREAVQLRKELSALLAKGGFELRKWTSNNLSVLSGLSTEYIGTHSSLHFIPNETVKALGISWKPESDELCFESNTEADEATSTKRSILSSIAKMYDPLGLIAPVIVRAKMLMQELWLLKSGWDEPVPNHICKKWKAIQSDWKTLSEYRTNRYALLPDATVEFHTFTDASEAAYGACVYARCESAAGEVRISLLASKSRVAPLKRVTLPRLELSAAVLGAHLHHRVKEAMQIVCAESFFWSDSTVTLKWIASPPNSWKTFVANRVAEVQHYSHPRQWRHVPGTSNPADLVSRGMSAAHFTQNQLWNNGPDWLVQPSSHWPSSDPEPSDEADLETRQVSAALVCTQTHPWFGISSSFTRMVRIIAYCIRFVRNTKQKARSQRSIPHTNASKTITPKYVDAAKIVLCRLAQQDAFSAEIKQLKKGEALMKQSPLRKLTPFLDTEEVIRVGGRLNLSQLPYQSKHPAVLPKNHKFTPHPF
- the LOC125907537 gene encoding uncharacterized protein LOC125907537 isoform X1, with amino-acid sequence MNRGEFPKLKTTLEFLCRQCEVLDQCASERGERGDKGKMVSAKVYTASIQNCKLCNDDQHNIVHCPEFLALSTRERQIKAQELRLCYNCLGAGRSSRRCESRRTCRRCNKHHHTLLHFEQSIEMPSSEHVATASHQEEETSGTGSPSSSSPSSPQIVLSVQGAAKSTVLLSTVLLNIVDDQGTNHQARALLDSGAQSNFISGRLVQLLRLPRKIVNIPLSGIGGSSTINVRHSVRATIRSRCSEDAFTLDMLVLATPSASLPTQPVDISSWNIPEDYILADPTFNQPGRVDIILGAELFYEFLKELRVSFGLHRPVLQESKFGWIVSGNALIEPASDPVVCATALITDNLSMVAAEDNAEMSLSHHPVISNAVIRYRSDLQSGLRTGVIEIQNDELRVGRAKREGASVADVIYPKSSERAAETSTSDSTAVCLGGSDFGGIISATGIPRNHDWELWARLGTSL
- the LOC125907537 gene encoding uncharacterized protein LOC125907537 isoform X2 encodes the protein MPTTRSTTKRTESQAMQSENATPQPEMQASHSKTQAEAMESKAKAVVEQSFHDAELSTKQRELKMLRLHHSSQQRKLEKLVEDVTTTPVNATTYNVKYSYLQDLKAKITEIFEKIVALDPIDIKNDFSDDEACACMYMKLDTMIANGTLIAAPTAVTPVVSSSLHHLNIPMPTFDGTYEQWPKFKAMFLDIVKESSASDAVKLHHLNKALIGKASGVLNASLIAGNNFASAWQLLEDRFENPRVIVDRHIAGLLQMKPVVKESARGLRELLECCRTHVDGLSYMKKEVDGTSELIITHILTSCFDPETRKLWDDEQRRVSEAEDNIGVFMQTVRSAGSVCL